A portion of the Manihot esculenta cultivar AM560-2 chromosome 2, M.esculenta_v8, whole genome shotgun sequence genome contains these proteins:
- the LOC110609100 gene encoding scarecrow-like protein 3, whose protein sequence is MSSLKPSLKPDVSLSLALSPSPSHHHHENLQPEERGIRLIQLLLKCANHASSGNLHRADACLSEISELSSIFGDSMQRLAARFASALAIRLVKRWPGLYKALNNQQQHKIDVDQAKPLFARAFPYLGFAYMVLTRTLVQAMTYERVIHIVDLNSGDPKLWVPLLHSLAHLPDGPPHLKITCLNRDKAILDKLGQSLVKEAETLDMPFQFNPLSIGLKELTVDMLKVRSGEALAFFSILNLHVLLAEDDQVDVHFGGRKSNSVKNCKPMGDFLTTIRSMSPKLLFLVEQEADLNLNRLVDRFVEGLHYYSAVFDSIDATSGNLGGEGRMILEEMFGREIENIVACEGLERFERHERYGRWAIRFGQGGFKPVRLWFNFNDHVKQMVDGFGKGYKIVSEKTSLMICWHERPLYAVSAWTC, encoded by the coding sequence ATGAGTTCCTTGAAACCTTCGTTGAAGCCAGACGTGAGCTTATCTCTTGCATTATCACCTTCCCCTTCTCATCATCACCATGAAAACCTACAGCCTGAAGAAAGAGGTATACGTCTCATTCAACTCCTCCTAAAATGTGCCAACCATGCTTCATCCGGCAACCTCCATCGGGCTGACGCATGCCTCTCAGAGATATCAGAACTCTCATCTATATTTGGCGATTCCATGCAGCGTCTAGCTGCCCGATTCGCCTCTGCCTTAGCCATCCGTCTTGTTAAACGCTGGCCAGGGCTATACAAGGCCTTGAATAATCAACAGCAGCACAAGATAGACGTAGACCAAGCCAAGCCTCTCTTTGCAAGAGCATTTCCTTACCTTGGTTTTGCGTACATGGTTTTAACTCGAACTTTAGTTCAAGCCATGACATACGAGCGTGTAATTCACATCGTGGATTTGAACTCCGGTGATCCAAAATTGTGGGTTCCTCTTCTCCATAGCTTAGCTCACTTACCAGATGGGCCTCCACATTTGAAGATCACTTGTCTAAATAGAGACAAAGCTATTCTAGACAAGTTGGGTCAAAGCCTCGTAAAAGAAGCTGAAACCTTAGACATGCCCTTTCAATTTAATCCTCTGAGCATAGGGTTAAAAGAACTAACAGTCGACATGCTAAAGGTAAGATCAGGAGAGGCATTAGCTTTCTTTTCAATATTAAATCTTCACGTTTTATTAGCAGAAGATGATCAAGTAGATGTACATTTTGGAGGTAGAAAATCTAATAGTGTTAAAAATTGTAAGCCAATGGGTGATTTTTTGACAACGATTAGGTCAATGTCACCCAAGCTATTATTTTTGGTAGAACAAGAAGCAGATCTTAATTTAAATCGATTAGTTGACAGATTTGTTGAGGGATTGCACTATTACAGTGCAGTGTTTGATTCAATTGATGCCACTTCAGGAAATCTGGGGGGTGAAGGAAGGATGATTTTAGAGGAAATGTTTGGGAGAGAGATTGAAAATATTGTAGCATGTGAAGGATTAGAAAGATTTGAAAGACATGAAAGGTATGGAAGGTGGGCAATCAGATTTGGACAAGGAGGGTTTAAGCCTGTGAGGTTGTGGTTCAATTTTAATGATCATGTCAAACAAATGGTTGATGGCTTTGGTAAGGGTTACAAGATCGTTAGTGAGAAAACGAGTTTGATGATTTGTTGGCATGAACGTCCTCTTTATGCTGTGAGTGCATGGACATGTTAA
- the LOC110609101 gene encoding UDP-arabinopyranose mutase 1, producing the protein MVEPATNTQAATKVVPLLKDELDIVIPTIRNLDFLEMWRPFFQPYHLIIVQDGDPSKTIAVPDGFDYELYNRNDINRILGPKASCISFKDSACRCFGYMVSKKKYIFTIDDDCFVAKDPSGKPINALEQHIKNLLCPSTPFFFNTLYDPYRDGADFVRGYPFSLREGVKTAVSHGLWLNIPDYDAPTQLVKPLERNTRYVDAVLTIPKGTLFPMCGMNLAFDRELIGPAMYFGLMGDGQPIGRYDDMWAGWCTKVICDHLGLGIKTGLPYIYHSKASNPFVNLRKEYKGIFWQEEIIPFFQAATLPKDCTSVQKCYIELSKQVKEKLSKVDPYFEKLADAMVTWIQAWDELNPSGASAKVANGKA; encoded by the exons ATGGTAGAACCTGCAACCAATACTCAGGCAGCTACAAAGGTAGTGCCTTTGTTGAAGGATGAGCTTGATATCGTGATTCCCACAATAAGGAATCTCGATTTCTTGGAAATGTGGAGGCCTTTCTTTCAGCCTTACCATCTTATCATTGTTCAAGATGGTGATCCTTCAAAGACCATAGCTGTCCCTGATGGTTTTGACTATGAGCTCTATAATAGGAATGACATTAACAGAATTCTTGGTCCTAAGGCCTCTTGCATTTCCTTCAAGGACTCTGCTTGTCGCTGCTTTGGCTACATGGTTTCCAAGAAGAAGTATATCTTCACTATTGATGATGATTGCTTT GTTGCTAAGGATCCCTCTGGCAAGCCGATCAATGCACTTGAGCAGCACATCAAGAACCTTCTCTGTCCATCCACTCCCTTTTTCTTCAATACCCTTTATGATCCTTACAGAGATGGTGCAGATTTTGTGCGTGGATACCCTTTCAGCCTTCGTGAGGGTGTCAAAACCGCTGTTTCTCATGGCCTCTGGCTCAACATCCCTGATTATGATGCACCCACTCAGCTTGTCAAGCCTCTAGAGAGGAACACTAG GTATGTGGATGCTGTTTTAACGATTCCAAAGGGTACCCTCTTCCCTATGTGTGGTATGAATTTGGCATTCGACCGCGAGTTGATTGGCCCTGCGATGTACTTTGGTCTCATGGGTGATGGTCAGCCAATTGGCCGCTATGACGATATGTGGGCTGGCTGGTGCACAAAG GTTATCTGTGACCATTTGGGACTAGGAATCAAGACTGGTCTGCCCTACATCTATCACAGCAAGGCGAGCAACCCATTTGTGAACCTAAGGAAGGAGTACAAGGGCATCTTTTGGCAGGAAGAGATCATTCCATTCTTCCAAGCAGCCACTCTTCCAAAAGATTGCACTTCTGTTCAGAAGTGCTACATTGAACTGTCGAAGCAGGTTAAGGAAAAGCTTAGCAAGGTTGATCCTTACTTTGAGAAACTCGCAGATGCTATGGTCACATGGATTCAAGCGTGGGATGAGCTTAACCCATCTGGAGCTTCTGCTAAAGTAGCCAATGGAAAagcataa
- the LOC110609098 gene encoding probable tRNA (guanine(26)-N(2))-dimethyltransferase 2 — protein sequence MDLDDYTIIKEGEAEILMHNKNKVFFNKAQVHNRDLSIAVLRTFVSKRKEEHEARLSRRTKSVQKLSEKDASGSGIEASDRPAVDNEKSNGECEDKVSDKDSLGSLAVEVSNEHAVDGEILNGECEVPEEIKKDKPCSISKEAMKTTERKVQRELEPPRVLEALSASGLRALRYAREVEGIGQVVALDNDKASVEACGRNIKFNGSVAISKVESHLADARVYMLTHPKEFDMVDLDPYGSPSIFLDSAVQSVADGGLLMCTATDMAVLCGGNGEVCYSKYGSYPLRGKYCHEMALRILLACIESHANRYKRYIVPVLSVRMDFYIRVFVRVYSSASAMKNTPLKLSYVYQCIGCDSFHLQPIGRTISKNNSVRYMPGFGPAVAQECSDCGKKFSMGGPIWFAPIHDQEWVTSILEGVKSMKDRYPAYDHISAVLTTISEELPDVPLFLSLHNLCATLKCTSPQAVIFRSAVINAGYRISGTHVNPLGLKSDAPMDVIWDIMRCWVKIHPVKAQAPDQPGSVILAKEPVLQANFARAVASLSKAQAKKVARFLPNPERHWGPKVRAGRQITSKHVSLLGPEAVNGHLNHENGEETEAKRQKTEETEASM from the exons ATGGATCTCGATGACTACACCATTATCAAGGAAGGAGAGGCTGAGATTCTCATGCACAATAAGAACAAAGTGTTTTTCAACAAAGCCCAG GTTCACAACAGAGACTTATCCATTGCTGTCCTAAGGACATTTGTATCTAAACGCAAAGAGGAACATGAAGCAAGGTTGTCCAGAAGAACAAAATCAGTACAAAAGTTATCTGAGAAAGATGCTTCTGGATCTGGCATAGAAGCATCTGATAGGCCTGCTGTGGATAATGAAAAATCAAATGGAGAATGTGAAGACAAGGTATCTGACAAAGATTCTTTAGGATCTTTAGCTGTAGAGGTATCTAATGAGCATGCTGTGGATGGTGAAATATTGAATGGAGAATGTGAAGTGCCAGAAGAGATAAAAAAAGACAAACCTTGTAGCATATCAAAAGAAGCAATGAAGACCACAGAGCGAAAAGTTCAAAGGGAGCTGGAGCCTCCAAGAGTTCTTGAG GCACTTTCAGCTTCTGGGTTAAGAGCTCTAAGATATGCTCGTGAGGTTGAAGGGATTGGTCAAGTAGTTGCCTTGGACAATGATAAAG CATCAGTTGAAGCTTGCGGAAGAAATATAAAGTTCAATGGTTCAGTAGCAATTTCGAAGGTGGAATCACATCTTGCAGATGCTCGTGTGTATATGCTCACCCACCCAAAAGAATTTGATATG GTTGATCTTGATCCCTATGGATCACCTTCAATATTTTTGGACTCAGCAGTTCAGTCTGTTGCTGATGGTGGCTTGTTGATGTGTACAGCAACTGACATGGCAGTGCTTTGTGGAGGTAATGGCGAGGTTTGCTATTCCAA GTATGGCTCTTATCCATTGAGAGGGAAATATTGCCATGAAATGGCTTTGAGGATCCTTCTTGCCTGCATTGAG AGCCATGCAAATCGCTACAAGCGTTACATTGTTCCTGTGCTATCTGTCCGAATGGACTTCTATATTCGAGTTTTTGTTCGTGTATACTC TTCTGCAAGTGCAATGAAAAACACTCCTCTTAAGCTATCCTATGTTTATCAATGCATTGGTTGTGATTCTTTTCATCTTCAGCCTATTGGAAGGACCATTTCCAAG aaCAACAGTGTGAGATATATGCCTGGATTTGGTCCTGCAGTTGCTCAAGAGTGCAGTGACTGTGGGAAAAAATTTAGCATGGGCGGACCAATATGGTTTGCTCCCATCCATGATCAGGAATGGGTAACTTCCATACTAGAAGGTGTAAAATCTATGAAGGACCGATATCCTGCTTATGATCACATCTCTGCTGTATTAACGACAATATCTGAG GAATTGCCTGATGTTCCTCTCTTTTTGAGTCTCCACAACCTATGTGCAACACTAAAGTGCACTTCCCCTCAGGCAGTAATCTTCCGCTCTGCTGTGATCAATGCAGGATATCGTATCTCTGGAACGCATGTAAATCCACTGGGGTTAAAATCAGATGCTCCTATGGATGTCATTTGGGATATAATGAGATGCTGG GTCAAAATTCATCCTGTGAAAGCGCAAGCTCCTGATCAACCGGGAAGTGTGATACTTGCCAAAGAACCAGTTCTTCAG GCAAATTTTGCTCGTGCTGTCGCATCTCTTAGCAAGGCACAAGCCAAGAAGGTTGCTCGCTTCCTTCCAAATCCCGAAAGGCATTGGGGGCCAAAAGTCAGGGCGGGCCGTCAAATTACTAGCAAACACGTCTCTCTTTTGGGTCCAGAGGCAGTGAATGGACATCTTAACCATGAAAATGGGGAAGAGACTGAAGCCAAGCGTCAAAAGACGGAGGAAACGGAGGCTTCTATGTGA
- the LOC110608486 gene encoding uncharacterized protein LOC110608486 — translation MNNITASEVAGLGVGTLLLCCTIAAPKIDSFISNSQRSSLEMCKTCGDLRMIACTKCKGIGSVKEGGALRFNMMDDLYQSLGGESKVKTFKCTNCQARGHFCCPDCSKLPSD, via the exons ATGAATAATATTACAGCAAGTGAAGTGGCAGGACTTGGGGTGGGAACCTTACTCCTATGTTGCACCATTGCTGCGCCGAAAATCGACTCTTTCATCTCTAATTCACAGAGAAG CTCTCTGGAGATGTGCAAGACATGCGGCGATCTAAGGATGATAGCATGTACAAAATGTAAAGGAATTGGATCAGTGAAGGAAGGTGGAGCGTTAAGATTTAACATGATGGATGACTTGTATCAGTCCCTTGGTGGAGAATCAAAGGTGAAAACCTTTAAATGTACTAATTGCCAAGCTAGAGGTCATTTTTGCTGCCCTGATTGCTCTAAACTACCGTCTGATTAA
- the LOC110610132 gene encoding transcription factor MYB2, giving the protein MMDWGVVQQGWRKGPWTPEEDKLLSEYVKLHGEGRWTSVARGSGLNRSGKSCRLRWVNYLRPGLKRGQITPQEEGIIIELHALWGNKWSTIARYLPGRTDNEIKNYWRTHFKKREKSSSHKQEKRKAQVLNKKLQLQQQQEQQQQQQLGDDKMKAINFTSEGKIHEAQEKQEMAFMGPDLESQCLPVMYQDIPSWADFMVEDGVLWGGLWNLDDQVDHASNCSKIAKQNQATAFSFAGGSDNTYSSAGGYIF; this is encoded by the exons ATGATGGATTGGGGAGTTGTTCAACAAGGATGGAGGAAAGGTCCTTGGACTCCTGAAGAGGACAAGTTGCTTAGTGAATATGTCAAATTGCATGGAGAAGGAAGATGGACTTCTGTGGCTAGGGGTTCAG GTTTGAATAGGAGTGGCAAGAGCTGTAGGCTGAGGTGGGTGAACTACCTGAGGCCTGGCCTTAAGAGAGGCCAAATAACACCTCAAGAGGAAGGCATCATAATTGAACTGCATGCTCTCTGGGGCAACAA GTGGTCGACTATTGCTAGATACTTGCCAGGGAGAACAGATAATGAGATAAAGAACTACTGGAGAACCCATttcaagaaaagagaaaaatccTCTAGTCATAAACAAGAAAAGCGAAAAGCTCAAGTTCTCAACAAAAAGTTGCAGCTACAGCAACAACaagagcagcagcagcagcagcagctggGTGACGATAAAATGAAAGCGATCAACTTTACAAGTGAAGGAAAAATCCATGAGGCACAAGAAAAACAAGAGATGGCTTTCATGGGTCCCGATCTGGAAAGTCAATGCTTGCCTGTGATGTATCAAGATATTCCATCATGGGCAGATTTTATGGTGGAAGATGGAGTACTCTGGGGTGGCCTCTGGAACCTAGATGATCAGGTTGATCATGCTAGTAACTGCAGCAAGATTGCCAAGCAAAATCAAGCAACAGCTTTTTCTTTTGCAGGGGGTTCAGACAATACCTATTCTAGCGCTGGAGGATACATTTTCTAA